The Acinonyx jubatus isolate Ajub_Pintada_27869175 chromosome A2, VMU_Ajub_asm_v1.0, whole genome shotgun sequence genomic sequence CACCCTGGTTagtgtggaaaaaaaacaaaccgcTTTGAGTTTTGCCcaatctaaaaactaaaaaaattactCGGCAGTTGATAAAGGGAAATGATAGCAAAATGATAAAGGAATACCAGGACTATTGAAGTAAAACGACCACCACCAGACTGGTTTGGAGCCTAATATCCAAGGGTCTTGATTCTCGCTCCACTGCTTTTGTCCTCACGCAATGGATCTGTGGGAACTATCTCTCCAGGAAGCGCTCTTGCTGCACGATTCACTGTCGGTTACCAAACCGGCCTCACCCACTGAGGGCTTCACATGACACGCTGTTCTAAAATGTTGGCACGCATTGCCTCACGAATCTCTAGCAGCCTGTAGGtgagtctgtattttaaaatgaggtaAGGGGAtcacacagaaaggttaagtaactcgcCTAAGGCCAAAGGTCTTGGAAATGGACAGAACCAGAATGCAAACCCAAGTCTGTGGAACTGCAGTGCTTTTGCTCCCTCCCTCAAATTCATTACACTGTTATTTACATCAGCTCATCACTGTCAGGATAAACTTTACGCTAAAGCTAGTAATCAGCTCATTTTGTTGACAGCATTTAAAATACATGCCTACACCGTGAGAGTGTTACTATACTGACATTTGCCAAAGACTGTTTCACTCTCTTGCAAAACAACCATACAAAGAGAAGCCATGAGATGTGTCCCCCATGGGACAAGGCAATGCAGTAGTGTTTCTCTGCTACTGACGTCACAGCACCGGGACCACAGGAGGGTCAGGAAGAGCCCTGTAGTCTTGAGCCAGGCCGAAGGACGCCCGGGCTCCCACCTGTGCCCTCTGTCACTCTACAGGGAAACAGGTCCTTTGGATCCAGGCTTCAGATGACCAGACTCACACCGCAGCATCCCCACAAACATATGCTTCAGCTTGCTGTTTCccagaatgagaatgaatgagtggCTAGCAGGATAAAACATGGTAATGAGTTCTCCAATTATCTTCACCATCTCAGTTCCTGGTATGAAATAACTGGATGATGTAATTAAAAAGGCGAGAAAgtaaagcaggaagagaaggaggaaggagaggatgaTTTTGATGGCCCTCTTGTGGGCCTCAGTGCTTGGATCTCCGGAGCTGGTGCCGATTTGCTCCATCTGCTGCGTGTGCCTCCCCAGAGAGACGATGAGCAGAAAGTAGGAGGCCAGAGACACAATCAGAGGAGGCAGGTTCCACAGAGTCCCAAGAACATGGATCAATTTatactcatttcttttctttctaaagtgCTCAGTCACATTCCCTGTGCCATCGATCCCACCGAGAATAGAATACATCTTAAATTCATGGATCAGAGACAGGGCACTGGCGCACGATAAGACCAGCGCACCCAAGATCATCTGTACGACCATCCTGGAAACTCTCCACTTGAGCCAGAGGAATGTAGGGTGAGAGAAACTGGCAATTTTCAGGCAGTAGAGGACACTGAGACAGGTGGCAAGCCAAATGCTCAGGTGGTTTGTAAATGTCcagaaaatatcaataatttgCATTATTATCCCTTCATCATGCACTTTGGAAGAGAACACAATTAAAACACCATCAACCAAGAGAATCCACAGCAGAACAATCCTGGAGAGAGCCAGGTTAGCGATGATGAAGTCAGACAAAGAGATTGTCTTATTCTTAAACCAACTGCTGTCACTGACCAACACTATGAAACCATTCCCCAGCATCCCCAGAATGAACTGAGTGGCAGACAGAACCAGAAACACCCACTTGTGGAGCCCTGACATGTCAGCTACTAGGCAGACCGGACCTCGTTCTGTTCTGTTGACATACAATCTCTGTGCTGACTTGAAATTTCTCCCTGTGAATCTGCCACCTTTCCTTGTCGCTTCACTGTACCTGTCTCTCGTCTCTGCCCAATTTAGTCTGTTGTAGAGCAAAGTTTAGTGAACCCTCTCTGGATCTTTCAGGTTAGTCTGTCCTCTTCACAGACGACATGGACTGTCACATTCCATCTATGACCTAAACTCAGCAGCTCTTTGCCAAAATGCAAATGGAGTAGTATCCAGTGTCACACGGAGAAGGAAGAGATCTGACTCGCAAAGAAGGTGAGGATTTGGACTGGATTTCAAAAGGAGGAGGGTTCCAAGCCACCCAGGACAGAAAGGGGCATCACCAGAAGAGTCACACAGAATCACTCCGAAGAGTGAGAAGTCTTATTCCTGGGGAGGAGGACccagggacacacacagagaTCAGAATTCCACCAGAAGGCACTATCAAAGTCACCCTGGAGGGAGGGTTAAGTGCATGAAATAGAGAAAGTTCAGGGCCACTGGTCCTGGATTAGAATTAAAAGGCGTGCCTGCTGGAGTATGCCTTACACATGAGGAGGCTCCAAGTTCTTCCATAGTGAGCCAGATCATCAGAAATTCTTAACTACCCGAGTAGTTGAATAACAATAATGAATTATAGCATATAACCTATTCACTCAGAGTGCATGACTACTGTATCAATACGTCAACAATAGTTCAGGGTGACAGAAATCACAGACAACCTCTTTGACCCAAGAAGCCTTATTTATGTAAAGCAATGCCTTACAAATTTTGACCATGGCCAGCATTAGTACTTTCTATATGGCTTTATAaatatctacctatctatatacatacatatatacatatattatatatatatatatatacatattatactcAGAATACAAAGGGGTCACAAAAGGATGTTTCCCCTTTCAACATGTGTGGCactctgatattttatttatttctttgtttgtttgtttgtttgtttattttacatccaagttagttagcatatagtgcaatgatttcaggagtagattccaatgATTCATCACCTatctataacacccagtgctcatgccaacaagtgtcttccttaatgccccttaatgcccttccttaatgccccatttagcccatccccccaaccacaatccctccagcaacccacagtttgttctctgtatttaagagtctcttatggtttgtccccctccctgtttttatattatttttgcttcccttcccttatgtttatctgttttgtatcttaaattccacatgactgaaatcatatatttgtctttctctaatttcacttagcataataccctctagttccatccacgtagttgcaaaaggcaagatttcattttttttgattgccgaataatacttcattgtatatataaaccacatcttccttatccattcatctgtcaatgacatttgggctctttccatactttggctattgttgatagagctgctataaacatgggggtacatgtgccccttcaaaacagcacacctgtatcccttggataaatacctagtagtgcaattgctgggtcgtagggtagttctatttttaattctttgaggaacctccatactgttttccagagtggctacatcaTTTTGCATTAtaaccagcagtgcaaaagagatcctctgttTCCgcaaccttgccaacatctattatTACCTgcattgttaatgttagccattctgacaggtgtgaggtggtatctcattgtggttttgatttttatttccctgatgatgagtgacattgaacattttttcatgtctgctggccatctggatctcttctttggagaagtgtctattcatgtcttttgcccatttcttcactggattatttgttttttgggtgttgagtttgataagttctttataggttttggatactaaccctttatctgatatgtcatttgcaaatatcttctcccattccgttggttgccttttagttttgctgattgtttcctttgctgtgcagaagctttttatcttgatgaggtcccatactgacagcatggggcctacttgggattggtgctgtctccctctttctctgctcttaccccacttgtgctctcccactctctctctttccctctctcactatAAATAgacataagcttttaaaaaaatcctaaattgtTAAGTCCAAAATGTACATCTTCATGCCATACACTCTTCTGAGCTATATACTCCCCTATCCACCTATATAACTTTACTTGACACTATCACAgacatctcaaatttaacatgtccaaaataaaactctcaatttactctcattaaaaaaacaaaacaatctcttACCCTCAATCCTCCCTATTTCAGCAAATGGCAACATCATCCACCCAATTGCTCAAATCAGGCACCGCCTAAGGATTAACTTGATTCTCTCCCACATCAATCTATCAATGATGTCTCCATTGTAATCACAAAACGtatcctgggggcgcctgagtagctcaatCCGTTGAGCtcccgacttcagatcaggtcatgatctcacggcccgtgaattcgagcccatgtcgggctctgtgttgacagctcagagcctggagcctacttcggattctgtgtcttcctccctctctctctggcctttccccactcacggtctctctctctctaactcatTCTCCACTTCTCATCTTTTCCTCTGTAACAGCTTCTCCATAGAGCCACAAGAATGACTTTAAAATGTGAATCAGATCATTGCACTCCACTACTTGAAACACTTCAATGGTTTTCCAGCGCAACTATCCCAAAATATAAACTCCTCATATCGCACACTGAGAATCTCTTCTGCATGTCCTCTTGC encodes the following:
- the TAS2R3 gene encoding taste receptor type 2 member 3; this translates as MSGLHKWVFLVLSATQFILGMLGNGFIVLVSDSSWFKNKTISLSDFIIANLALSRIVLLWILLVDGVLIVFSSKVHDEGIIMQIIDIFWTFTNHLSIWLATCLSVLYCLKIASFSHPTFLWLKWRVSRMVVQMILGALVLSCASALSLIHEFKMYSILGGIDGTGNVTEHFRKKRNEYKLIHVLGTLWNLPPLIVSLASYFLLIVSLGRHTQQMEQIGTSSGDPSTEAHKRAIKIILSFLLLFLLYFLAFLITSSSYFIPGTEMVKIIGELITMFYPASHSFILILGNSKLKHMFVGMLRCESGHLKPGSKGPVSL